In the Balaenoptera ricei isolate mBalRic1 chromosome 1, mBalRic1.hap2, whole genome shotgun sequence genome, AGGTCTGCACGTCCAGAAATGGTGAGGGAAGGTCAGGAGGTCCGGTGTCCCTGCCTTTCTTGGAGGAGGGGAGGCGGGGCTGCAGGGCTGCGGTTTGTCTCAGTGTGGGAGGCCACCAGTGACCACCTGCACGGCGCAGTGACTATGTGTGACCTTGCGTGTGCCACGTGTTTGAGTGTCAGCCTGTATGTGGGACACGAGTGACCAGCAAGTGAGTGCCAGTCTGTGGTCACCAGCGTTTGTGCCCCTCTCCCCTGCATCCtgcatgccccccaccccttcaGAGCTGCTTCTCAGCCCTGCCCACAGCCGTGGTCTAGGATGTGACCCAGGCAGCGGCTCAGTCCCTGCCGTGTCCAGGCCTAGCCCAGACCGTCACACTGCGGTCGCGTGtggacaaatgtttgttgaatgagagaATATGTGACATGCTCGTGTGACCACGGGGATGAGGGCGAGGCTCCGTGTGTGCCTGACTGGTCTGTGATGGTGTGATGTCACTGGCCTGTGGTCCACGCTTGCACCCTCCCATCACGGATGTCCCTGTGGCTTTGTGGTCTCCTCAGTAAAATGCCTTCTTCTCAGTTCTGCGTCTTTGCCTGGAGAAAGGGAGCATGTGGGTCCCCGCGACTGGGCCCAACTTCCCCAGGGTCTCCCTGAGCCAGAGGCCCAGCTGGTAGGAGCAGGAAGTCCTGGGCTTTGGGGTGAGGGATGAGGCGGCTGAGACCTGTGCGAGCCAGGACCGGCCTGGCCTCTCTTTGCCATGCCAAGCTGGTGGTGCAGGATTCCTGGGGCTAAGGGCAGAACCGggtaggggaggggtgggggttgGCAGGACTCCTGCCCGTCCCTCGCGACACTCGCTTCACCAGCCAGGCCTGGCCCAGGGAGGGTCTGCTGGAGGAACCTGAGGTCTGTGGATCCTCAGGACACGCTGGTTGtcaccagccccagccccgctTCTGTGCACACTTGGGCTTTGGTTCCCAGGGGCCACGGGGTCCTGCGGCCCTCCAGTCAGGGCTCCAAGCAGGACTGTGGGGCCGTGACTTCTGGGGGATGCAGCCTGGTGTGACCATGgtcggggctggggaggagggctcTGGACCAGGCCAAGGCCCCGCACCAGTCCCGCCTGCCCCGGGTGCTCCAGGCCCTCCCCATCTCCCGGGGAGAGCCTCACGGCCCCGGGGGCAGCCAAGTCCAGAAGCGCTGCAGCCCATCCACAGCCCGGAGGGGACAGGAGTCGGACCCCCTAGGACCTGCGGCCATCCACCCTAGGTGCTGCTGGGAGTGCAGTCCAGTGGGGGTGTCCTCTGGATTGAGGGTCTTGGCGGAAGGGGCAGACTGTGGGCTTTTCTGGAGGGAGGGGCTTAATGGTGCAGGAAAGAGGACACAGAGGGTAAGGACCCCTTACCAATTGCGagtacaaaataatttatttaaaaatgtacaatttagGAGGGTGGGCTGGGCTCCCTGCCACCGCCCTCTGTCCCCCTGGCCACCCAAGGGAAGGGGCCAGCCCTgcctggggaagggaggagccGTGGgcgaaatgtgaaaataaaagaaagatggcGAGCCCCCTCCCTTTTCAGCAAGGGGCTGGTCTTGCGGGCGATTCACAGTGTGTATGGGGAGGGGGCCTCGCCAAGCTGTCTCTCCTggacctcagtctccccatctgcaaGATGGAAGTTAGGGCGGTGGCCTCTGGGGCCCATAGGAATCTGTGATCCCTGGGAGCTCGGGGGACCATTTTGTCCACCCCACAGGACACAGCCCCAGAGAGCAGGAGGCAGGTGTGCCGAACCAGGTATGGGTTCCTCAGAGATCCCAGGGGGCTCCTCTGGGaccccgggggtgggggtggtaacCCTAGTTGTCAGCCAGGGACCCAAGCGAGAAGGTGGTGGCGGCCGTGGCGGCGGCGGAGGGCGGCCGGGGGAGGCAGTGCAGGCTCCCGGTCCTAAGCGCGCACTGCACGGGCCAGAGCACCACGCAGGACAGCACAAGCAGCAGCACCACGATGAGGGCCGCGCGCCTCCAGTCCCGGCAGCGCGCCCGGCAGCGGGCCAGGCGGCCCTGACGGCGGGCAGGGCCCGGGGTGGGCACGGGCGCTGCGGGCATGGCGGGCTTGCTCGGGCCCACGTCCACATACACGAAGCCGGGCGCCGCAGGGCCAGGCGCAGAGGGCAGCGGGCGGCAGCACAGCTTGGTGCCCTCCAGCCACACGGGCTCCTCCCGCCGCAGGTGTGCTGGCATCCGCGCCTGCAGCTGGCGGCTGGTGTGCAGCGCGGGGGCCCCGGCAGCGGGCACGGCCGTGGGCCGCCGGCAGAACGGGCAGGGCACGGCCTCGCTACCCGGCCGGCCTGCGGGCTGGGTGGCTGCCATCCGTGCGAGGCACTCCAGGCAGAAGACGTGGGTGCAGGAGAGCTCCTTGGGTGTCTTGAAGATGTTGTCGTAGCCCGAGAAGCAGATGGAGCATTCCAGAGGGGAGGCCGCTTTCTCCGATCCAGGGGTGCCCGGGGACCTGGGGCTGCCGGCCGAGCCAGGGGACCCGGGCACTGTGGCCGTGGGGCTGCTCCTGCCAGCAGGCGGCATGGCCGTGTGCCACACCTGTGGGCCTGATGACATGGTTCTGGGCTGTGGGACAAACGGAGACACCGTGAGTGACCTCGATTGCCCCTTTCCCGCAAGGTCTGTCTGTCGCTGTCTCCCCGTCCCTCTCTTGCATCACCCAGAGACTCCGGGAAGGACGCTGCCCGTCTGCAGGCGCCTCCGCCAAGTCCACCTGTCCCTGGGCTCAAGGTCTTTCTGCTCAGGTTGTAACCCTGCGCTCCCCAGCTCCTCACCTGCTGAGTCAGGGCTCAGCATCCGGGGGCGCCCCAGCCTGCCTGGGCCCTGTGGACCACTGCTCTGTAGACGCCTCCCACCAGCCCTGGCCTACCTGGACGTGCCACTGGGCAGAAATAAAGGTGATGATGACAGCGGCCCACAACAGTTACTCTTTACATCGGGGCTCTGCCAGGGTGGGCCCTGGGCACGTGGTACAGAAGAGCCACGGTGCAGAAGAGGCAGCTCGGAGGCTGGAGTGACAGCCAGCGGGACCCGGGCTCTCACAGGAGTGTGGCTCTGGGTCAGGTGAAGTGGGCTTGAACACAGATCCCGGTGTGGGTGGCCGATTTGGTTGGCGCACACCCAATCTGTGGGCAGTTGTGTGAGGGTGGGTGCCAGGCCTGGCTGGGTGAGGGGTGGGACTCTGGATCTGGAGCTGGCCCGAGCTGGATGCGCTGCGGGAGACTGGAGGGCCTGAGCAAGGATGGTGGCCGCGGCCCGAGGAGGAGCTTTGTCTCCCAGCCGCGGCCCAGACCTGCAGCACCAGCTCATCTGGCTGGTGACGAGGGCCTGATGCTGGCCCTAAGGGCCTGGAAGTGCTCCTCAGCCGGTGCCAGGGGAGCGGGGGGGCGGGGTGCCGGGCGAGCCCCAGCCATCCTCTCCAGGCCGGCCCGCCACCTGGGAGGGTCACACCAGCCACAGCTGCCATCAGGAGGTAGTGGGACATGCTCCCCCTTGCCTGCTGCCCCTTCACAGGGCCCAGGTCTCCTCCCCAGGCAGCCATATGGCTCCTGCTTGGAGGAGGGCGGGTAAGGGGCTGACTCGCCCTTCACCTTCACGACGGACAGAGGAGGCCAGGGCCTTGGGAAGACGCTGGCCACGTGACCCCATGGAGCCCAGGAGGCCCCCCAGGGGTGACCTGACCCTGACTTGCTGGTCAGTCCAGGAGGGATGGTGGGATGACTTCGCAGTGACGTGCCACGAAGGCTCAGGTGTTGCTGCCTCCTGACGGTGACCACTGTGAGTCACGGTGACATCACTGTGATGTCACCAGTGCCCCGGCATCGCAGCGTGAGATGTCATTATGTTTGGTGACAGCAGTTGCCGCAGGCCAGGCGGCAGCCTCAGCAGGGTCTGGGGGTACTGCGGGCTGTCCTCCCCCAGCCAGTTCACCCCACATAACCGGTTCCTTGGCACTGAGGCCCCACCCCTCTGAGGAGGTGCCCCACCCTGAGCCTGTACAGGTGAGAGGTGAGTGCCAGCTGAGCCGGCCTTACCTGGTAGCCGGGGTCAGCGGAGCCCGGGCATGACCCTCTTGGCTGGCACGGCCAGGCTGAGGCCCCGAGCTCACCCGTCCCGGCAGTGCTGGCTCCTTGCCCTCCGGGCCAGGCTGGCCTGGGCGCTCCCTGGCCGCTCTTCCTCTCCAGGGCCGCGGGGGGGCCGGTGGCTGGGGGCGGGCGTGTGTACTCCCCCAGGTGTGGAGCGCTGTCTGAGGCGGGTGTGAGTTCTCTGGGCATGGGCTCCTGGCAGGTGTATTTATACGCTCGCTCGGGATCATGCTGGCCAGGGGCGTGGCCCGCTTCCGGGATTGGCTGGcctcctgtcctctccctggcagGCTGGGCAGCCGAGGGCGGGGAGTCAGGAGTCAGAGGTCggagcctggggtggggctgggggtcagTAGGGCTCTGTAGTCTGGGCAGGTCTGGTGGGGGGTCGCTGGACGCCTGGGTAAAACCTCTCCCCTGCCCCGTGGCCCCTGAGATGCCAGAGCAGCCCCTCCGGAAACAGGTCTGCTCACCAGCCCTGTTCAAGGTGGCGGCACCTGAGCTCCTGGGTGGGCCCCCCAGAGGGTCCCTGCAAGGAGCCCCCCACTCACAATCGGCTCACTGACGCCCTCCCCAAGCAGCCCCTGCCCTTGCCCCTCGCCCCAACTCCTACCTCACCCGTGTGGCTGCCGGTCACAAGCAGCACCGCCCCCACCCGGGCTTCTGCCACCCCcgcccatccctccccacctacAGCCTTTGGGGGCCGGGAGGGAACTCCCTGCTCTGGGCCCAGAGAGTGGGGTGAGGGCTCAGGGCTGGGAGCACCCAAGGGGTGAGCCAGGGGTGAGGGCGGGCCAGGCGCCAGGCTGGCCACAGGAACTTGTTTCCGGGGAGCGTCTGCTGGGGCACCTCAGTTACACACGCAGGGCAGGGACTCCGAGGAAGCGCCCACCCGGCCAGGGGAGCCGGAAGTCTCCCGGGGGACGGGGAGCAGTTTCAGCCAGTAGGTACGGGGTCCCAGCAGACCACAGGGCCAGGCTGTGCGGAGGCCTGGCTGGAGGCCAGGATGGAGGGGGTGAGGGCTGCGCCGGAGGGGCCTGGGTCCTAGCCAGGGGCTCCCCCATCTGACACCTGATCCTGGCCCCAGGGTCACAGCAGGCTCTCCCCCACGCCCCGTggcttccctgcccccacccccagctgcacGCAGCACACCTCAGAGTGCACCTGATCTAGACCCGGGGCCCAGGACCTGAGATGGGACCCCAATCACCAGCCTGTGGGAGGGGATGCTGGGCTTGGTGAGGCTGGGAGCGGTGGCCCACCCTGGTGGGGGACGGCCCAGCTCATCCCCACCCACCAGGCAGGGGCCCCCTGACTCCTCAGCGGGTAGTCCAGGACCCCCGGAGGCTGCCCAGCCCCAGTAGCAGAGGAGAAGCACCGACGGCCAGCAGAAGTCAGAGGTCAGCACGGGGAAGACCCTCCCTCAGCGTTAGGAGGTGGCCGCACAGAGCAGGCTGCCTGGGCCCAGACCCCGGGGGAGCCCCAGCGAGACGGGGGGGCAGCCAGGCCGGCAGCCGCAAGGAGGCCGAGGCGCGGGGTGACTGCGGGACGAGAGGGGACCTGGGCTTCGGAAGGGGCTGGGGCTCCCGTGTGCTCCAGGAAGGGGGAGGAGCCCCAGCCAGGGGCTTGACGAGGGGGTGGGGCTcagagggggagggtggggactcGGAGAAGGGGCGGGGGCCCAGAGAACGGGGAGTCTCGTCGGTGCGTGACGGGGCTCTGGTTCCCACGAGCGTCGTGACGCAGGGTCGGTCACATGCTGCCTCCAGGAAGTGTCCTCGGTCCTCTGAGAACACCTTCCCAAGGGCTCCTGGGAATCTCTGAGCTCCTCAGTGGACAGTCAGTGCCCAGAGGCGAGGGGACAGGAATACCTGAGGGACGTGCCATCTGGGGTGCTGGCCAGGTCTCACCACACGGGACCTCAGCACACTTGGGGCCCACCTGGTCCCCACACACCTGCTCGCTCTCCAGCTTCACGAGGCAGGAGCAGCTGCTCCGGGTGTGAGCATGGGCTTCGCCTGAGGGGGCGGGCTGTTCACCGACTCACCCCAGCTGGGTGTGCGAGCGCGCGTGTCTGCATGTGCAGGTGCGTGCACGCGTGAGGGGAGCACGGCGGCCGGCACGTGACCCCGGGGCTGGGACTCACTTGCTGGACCGGGCGGAGGACGAGGCCCACGGTGACCACCCCCGTCCAGTCACGGCTCTCAGATGTTGGGTCCCGGAGCCCTCAGGACACCTGGGAGTCCTGGGCTGGACACACAAGCTGTCCTCGGCCAGAGCAGGAGAGAGGCCTGCCCCCCGAGGCCCCCGCTGGCCACGGCCCCCCTGCCCCAGGACTGGGGTGAGGACCGGCTTCAGATCCCTGAGGGCTGCCGGGGGCACACGAAGCGGCCAGTTTGGGGAGAGGTCCCCACACGGGCGTAGATTCTGGTGTCCCCCACAGGTCAGAGGCTGGGCTGAAGCAGGGGCTTGGGGGGTGCACTTGTGTCCAGCCTCCCCCCCACCGCCCGCCCGTCCCCACACACACTCTGGGCTCCTGACTGGCTTGGTGTGGCCCTCTGGCCACAAGGCGACTCTTCCGGTCCTGTCCCTCCAGCACCCAGTAGTGAGTTCGGTCCCCAAAGTCGGCCTGGCCTTGGAAGCCGGGTCCTTCTGGGGCCCGGTGCCCAGGCCCCCGCCAGGCCCTCTGCCCTCGGGTCACCCCCTCAGGCACCGCTCGCCCTGCTCTGTGCTCccgcctcccacctctgcagtgGGTGCGTCCTCTTGCTGACCTCTGACTTCTGACGGCTCTGGGTGCTTCTCCGGCGCTGAGCGAGCGGATGAATGAACGAGCTGCAGCGTGACCCCCGGGCCGAGCTCACCTCCCGGGGCGTGGAGTTCCCCGTGGTGGTTGACACAGTGGGGCTGGGACGGGACACCTGCCTGCTTTGGCCTGAACTGATTACCCCAAAAATTGGCCTTATCTTGGCTTCTTACGTGAGGGCCTGGAGTCCGGGTGAGGAATGGGTGACGGAGAGAAACTGGGGAGGCGGCTGTGCATGGTGCCCGGCCCAGACGCCCTGCCCCTGCcagctgccccacccccatctcgggtgccccccaaccctgcccaccGCTTTCTGGCCTGGATGCCCATCAGGGTCACGGGCTGACGAGTCCAGTGATGCCCCCCCCCAACTATCTGGGGGACTGAGACAGTCGCACCCAGGCCCAGGGGTCTCCGGCAGCTGAGAGCCCAAGGGGCCAGGCCACACAGGCCTGGGAAGTCAGGGGAAGCATCTCAAGTGTGGGGACCAGAGGGCTGCAGGTTCAAATTCAGAGTTGAGTTTTGCTGCCAGGGGTGGGGCAGATCTGAGGCTGGGGGCTGCAGGCAGGGCAGGGGACAGGACGTTAGAGAAGAGGGGCTCTGGGGGGCCCCGGGGAAGCCGAGGGTCGTCTTGCTCCCACAGGAACCCCGTGGGTGACCCACAGCCCCTCAAGGCTGTCAGCCTGGAGGCAGGAGGTTCCCGGGCAGCCGCCCCCCAGAACAGAGGGCAGAGCCTCCCCACATCCCTGGCTGTGCTGACGCGGCACCCAGGGCCAAGCAGACACCCGCCGGGTGCCCCGACGGCTGCAAGCCTCAGACGGGGCGGGCCAGGCTCTCTGCCCCGCCCCAGCTCTGTCCTGGCGGCTCTGGCTGGGACGCCCGGGATGAAGCCCGCTGCCGGTCGGCAAAGGTCCCTGTGCTCGCCAGCCCCTCCAAGGGCCACCCACCCACAGGACCCCACCTCCCCAAGGTGCCGCCAGCCTGCACTCTGTACCCACGTGTGGCTTCCTCCTGGGGGCTGTGAGACGGGCACCACGGCGACCTCCCCGAGGCCCCATGGGTGTCCTGGCTGCACGGGGGCCTGCAGTCACCTGTGATCTCACACCCCCCAATGGGCCCGGTCACTTTACAGAAAAGCCCCCCTAGGGGGCACCCACACTCTTTCCCATCTCAGTCCTGACGGCTGGGGGCCACCAGGGAGTCCCGCTCTGTGAGGCAGCTTGGGACAAGCCCCCTTCTCCCGAGGCTAAGGTCCTGAGGGCTGAGGGCTGCCTGCGGGGGTGGGGGTCCTGGTCCTTGCTGAGGGCTCCCCGCCCTCCCCAGTGCGAGGCAGGGCTCGGCAGCAAGGCTTCACCCCTGCTGAGGAGCAGGTGAACCTTGGGCCAGCGAGAAAGGCCTGAGTGGTTTATTGACGCTGATTTCAGGTGGCCGCCCCTCTCGGCTGCCGGTCAGTCATCGTTCACGTCCTGGCGACCGAGCTCGCGTCCATAAACCACAAACACCCCAGCGAGAATCCCAGTGCAGAAAGCAGGAGGCTGGCCCCACAGGCCCTGCCGTGGGCCCCGCGGACATGGACCAGACGCCGGAGGAGAAAACGTCAGTCCCCGCGGAGGCTCTGGGGAGGCCAGGCGGCACCCTGCCCGTGCTCAGTGGGCGCCCCGACGCTCCCCCATTTCCACAGGAACCCAGAGCCATCCCTCCGCAACCGGCCGAGGCAGGGAACACGGGCTGCCGCCTTGGGGCGGAGGCAGCGGGACGAGACTGCCGGCCAGGGCGGCCCTCGGCAGGTCCAGCGAGACAGCCAGCCCAGGCGGCAGTCACAGGTAAACGTGGCCCCGGGCTGACACGTCCCTGGGGGGCCTTGACCTCCAGCAGCTTCAGGCCAGTGTCCGTCCCAGTGCCTGGGGCCCAGGCGGGGTGCACATGAGGACAGCGTGCCTCTGGGACTTCTATACAAAATGCTTTCTGCTTAAACACAGGTTGAGAGTCAGCAGGAGACCAGACGACTCACTCCTGCAGCGCCTGGAAACGGGCAGCTGTGGCCGCGCAGGAGAGCCCTGCGGGCGCCTGAGCCGGGGGGCCGGTTTGCAGGCCCCAAACCGCCTGTGTGTGGATGCGGCCGGACCCCCCGAAGGCCTCGGCCTCACTGCTCTCAGAGGGGGCACAGGGGAATCTGCCCACCATGGGCTCCAAGGCGGAGGAGCACCCGGGTCCTGCAGGCCGTCTCTCCCGAGGACCCTGGGCCCCACGCGGCCTGGCTCCCAGCCCGGCTCAGGGACAGAGGCCGGAGCGATGCCCCGGGTCAGTCACGCTGAGCGGCTGTGTGCGGTGAGGCAGGCCCGCAGGCAGGCGGCTCTCACTCCACATCTGTGGCTGGACAGGGACGAGCCAGGGCCGTGTGCAGGCCCGTCCTGAGGCCTCACTGGGCAGCGCCCAGCCTTCGTGTGGGCCCCCCCTCGGCAGCACGCGGGGCTGTGGATGGGCCGCGGGATCAGACGTTGCTCACCCGGGCCTCCACGGAGGAGACGGCAGTGGGGCCCACGTCCCTGTCCGAGGGCCGCTCGCGCCGGACGTAGCGCGGCTTCCGCACTGAAACGGGGTCAGAGACAGGCGGGATCAGAGCGGGGCCTGGGGCGGCAGGGAGGGCCTGAGGTCGTGGGCCTCCCTCCCTGGGGCTCACGGGAGTGGGGCCGGAGCAGCCACGAGGGAGGAAGCCCACCGGGTTCCAGCTCCCGGACACCTGGCGCCCCTCGGCCCGGGAGAGGGTCCGGCTCTCCCGAAACACAGAGGCGCAGGTCATGTGGTGCGCTGTAGGGTGGATGGTATCCCCCCCACTACACACGCGCGTCCACGTCCTAAGGCCCAGAACCTGCGGGTGCAACCTTACTTGGAAAAATGGTCTCTGCACATGTGATTATCtgatgggccctaaatccagcgACCAGTGGCCtcgtgagagggagggagacacagaggggaGAAGCCAGCTGAAGATGCGGCAGCGGCCGGAGGGAcgcggccacaagcccagggacgcctggagccccagaggctgggagaggcaggaaggacccgcCCCAGAGCCTCCGGAGGGAGCAGgtggcctccagaaccgtgagagaagACACTTCTGTCCTCCCGAGCCCCCGGGCTGCATACTTCGTTACGGCCGCCCCAGGAGACTGACGCAGGCACCTTGTGTTTGGGCATGGCGCCGCTCTGGGGAGATCAGACAAGTGTCTCACTGGACAGGGCAGATCTCGCCTTGACCGAGGGACTTCTCTGTCCCCAAGGAGGAGGATATCCTCACCTGTCCCCACTCCAGACCTCCATACAGTGGCAGGAACACGGTCTGGGGAAGAGGCGGGTGGCCTGTGTGATGTGACCTCTGTGCTCACGGGGTCAACTGTGACACAGCTACTGCTCAGGAGGGACCACGGGAGGGCCCCGTGCTGGCCACTGGCTCCCTGCTCAGGCAGCGCTAGGACCTGGTGGAGGGCTGAGGGCAGCAGGGGTGACCCCCGACCCGTGTTGGGAACACCCCGCCCCCCCGACAGACTTAGCATCtcaggaataaaagggaaaaggCACAAAAGCCGCGGTTGATGAAGGGGGGCTTGGCCGGCACCCCTGCAGCAGCCATGGGCCTGGCGTTCTGAAATTCCCACCAGAGACGAGGCATCCCGACAGGGCGAGGGACACGAAGCACTGACGCACCTGAGGACGGAGGTGGGGGAATCATCGCGGCCTTGAAAAGGGGAAAAGGCACAGTGAGAACTGCAGACAGGATGGCCCCCAGCCCAGACACACAGACACCCAGACGCACACGCACGGGGCCTCAGCCCGCCCATCGGGTACTTACAGCTTCGCCAGGCTGCAGGCCGGGGGCTGTAGGGGAGAGCACAGGTGTCACCTGgaggccacacagctgcctcagCCTGGGGGGGGCCCTCAGCCTGGGCGGGGGTCCCTCAGCCTCAGCGCAGGGGTCTCTCAGTCTGGGAGGGACCCTCAGCCTCCGCTGCTGGGCCCTCAGCTTGGGCAGGGGTCCACA is a window encoding:
- the RNF223 gene encoding RING finger protein 223 isoform X2 translates to MSSGPQVWHTAMPPAGRSSPTATVPGSPGSAGSPRSPGTPGSEKAASPLECSICFSGYDNIFKTPKELSCTHVFCLECLARMAATQPAGRPGSEAVPCPFCRRPTAVPAAGAPALHTSRQLQARMPAHLRREEPVWLEGTKLCCRPLPSAPGPAAPGFVYVDVGPSKPAMPAAPVPTPGPARRQGRLARCRARCRDWRRAALIVVLLLVLSCVVLWPVQCALRTGSLHCLPRPPSAAATAATTFSLGSLADN
- the C1H1orf159 gene encoding uncharacterized protein C1orf159 homolog isoform X16; the protein is MESQGLSSPGSQAKDSAPDSACSTSRLLRAPGRGRDRQLHPLQERNSQQLRVQRLRCPGRTLPHEQEHRDARAAELCSGLILSVAAFFYLKRASKLPDVFYGRNKAPGLQPGEAAAMIPPPPSSALHQVLALPEQGASGQHGALPWSLLSSSCVTVDPVSTEVTSHRPPASSPDRVPATVWRSGVGTVRKPRYVRRERPSDRDVGPTAVSSVEARVSNV
- the RNF223 gene encoding RING finger protein 223 isoform X1 is translated as MPRELTPASDSAPHLGEYTRPPPATGPPAALERKSGQGAPRPAWPGGQGASTAGTGELGASAWPCQPRGSCPGSADPGYQPRTMSSGPQVWHTAMPPAGRSSPTATVPGSPGSAGSPRSPGTPGSEKAASPLECSICFSGYDNIFKTPKELSCTHVFCLECLARMAATQPAGRPGSEAVPCPFCRRPTAVPAAGAPALHTSRQLQARMPAHLRREEPVWLEGTKLCCRPLPSAPGPAAPGFVYVDVGPSKPAMPAAPVPTPGPARRQGRLARCRARCRDWRRAALIVVLLLVLSCVVLWPVQCALRTGSLHCLPRPPSAAATAATTFSLGSLADN
- the C1H1orf159 gene encoding uncharacterized protein C1orf159 homolog isoform X18, whose product is MNRSTGTPGRPSFGGPQVAASLFLGTFLISSGLILSVAAFFYLKRASKLPDVFYGRNKAPGLQPGEAAAMIPPPPSSALHQVLALPEQGASGQHGALPWSLLSSSCVTVDPVSTEVTSHRPPASSPDRVPATVWRSGVGTVRKPRYVRRERPSDRDVGPTAVSSVEARVSNV